TTGCACATTGTCTTAAAGCTTCTTTAATGGCACCAACCGCAATGTTGTAGCTCTCCTGAGTCAATGATCCCTCTTCACCCAATATTATTGCTCGTCGACACAAGTCATTGAAACGACGGACCTTAGCTTGCACGTCATCTAGTCTTTCACTTATGGAATGCCTGCTTGTGGCAGCATTGGTCCAGCGTTGCAATATATACTTGGAAGGAATATTGAAGACACCAGACATTTGAAGAACCACAATAGCATGTCTACAAAGGTAACCTTTGTACTCAAATGAATGGCATGAGCAGTATATGTCCGACCTTGGAGCATCCCACTCCACCATGAAGTCCTGATTTGCATCAAAATCTTTGACAGCATATGTTATAGATGTGCCCTCTTCTGATTCTTTTTTTAGATGGCATGCAGCGGCTCCTAATACTTCATCTTGGAACTTCTTGAATATTTCATGTGTGTAAATAAGCAACATCTGTTTTTCGAACGGAGAAGGAGACTTAAGCTCAGGCATCTCATGCCATGCATCAAAACTAGCTTTGGCTTCCTCTTCATACCAGTCTTCAAGAATTAGCTTATGTTGTCCAATAAAATCTCTAAGAGACGTTTCACTCTGGACATATTTGTCAAAGAAAGAGTTTATGCTTTCGGTTCTTGAAGCCATAGATAAGCTGGCAAAAGAGACATCCCTCATAAAAATAGGAACCCAAAGCTTGCGATCTTCATATAATGATTGGACCCACTCGTCTTCTCTAAGATTGAACTTTTCGATCAACTTCCACCATCTGTGTTCAAATTGCTCTTCAGTCCATGACCTATATATGCACTTACTAAATTTTGCCATAAATGTTTCATGCCACATGCTGAAATCGAGACGCCTTGGGATCTTCTCCAATATACTCCACAGGCTAAAATAGTGTTGGGTATCTGGAAAGATTGCTCCAACAGCAGCTTTGATGTTGTCATTTTGATCAGACAACAAGATTCTTGGACCTCGTCCACCCATTGCCAGGCACCAAGTCCGCATCAACCATACAAATGTATGCACTGTCTCATCAGCAATTAGTGCACAACCTAGTAAGGTGGGTTGAACATGATGGTTTGCTCCAATGAAGAGGACCAAAGGTATTTTATATTTGTTTGTGAAGTATGTAGTATCAAATGACACCACGTCACCAAAGTTGG
The nucleotide sequence above comes from Lycium barbarum isolate Lr01 chromosome 3, ASM1917538v2, whole genome shotgun sequence. Encoded proteins:
- the LOC132633470 gene encoding protein FAR1-RELATED SEQUENCE 4 is translated as MESTVALGNSNVELRDDMEFDSHEAAYEFYKEYAKSQGFGTAKLSSRRSRASKEFIDAKFSCIRYGNKQQSDDAINPRPSPKIGCKASMHVKRRSTSGKWYIHSFIKEHNHELLPSQVHFFRSHRNVDPLNNDAKVRRKKMLAGISKQYGAYQFSGNLENLFRNQHDRGRSLTLEGGDAQVLLELFVHMQEENPKFFYAVDLNEEHRLRNVFWVDAKGMDNYSNFGDVVSFDTTYFTNKYKIPLVLFIGANHHVQPTLLGCALIADETVHTFVWLMRTWCLAMGGRGPRILLSDQNDNIKAAVGAIFPDTQHYFSLWSILEKIPRRLDFSMWHETFMAKFSKCIYRSWTEEQFEHRWWKLIEKFNLREDEWVQSLYEDRKLWVPIFMRDVSFASLSMASRTESINSFFDKYVQSETSLRDFIGQHKLILEDWYEEEAKASFDAWHEMPELKSPSPFEKQMLLIYTHEIFKKFQDEVLGAAACHLKKESEEGTSITYAVKDFDANQDFMVEWDAPRSDIYCSCHSFEYKGYLCRHAIVVLQMSGVFNIPSKYILQRWTNAATSRHSISERLDDVQAKVRRFNDLCRRAIILGEEGSLTQESYNIAVGAIKEALRQCATVNVTSEANLKSGGTVTLAIHGVDEVCQVNTLAARELVPYRKAAQTSKGSKRADPGNERERNNSTSNKKGKVPLEPEIASSAQGVFHQMDMPGSLDYPTRFLTTLLRGGDMNRRSVELLGEMLEDQN